A stretch of the uncultured Desulfobacter sp. genome encodes the following:
- a CDS encoding DDE-type integrase/transposase/recombinase, translating into MNDTQMPVWRRWGQFRFSVIGELLSSPPPQGQLQPALQRLSQKIYQHPIDSNQKLTLGASTIERWFYKARNADDPVAVLGRRPRSDAGIRWSMPDGLFKELKAQYAKYPRWSVQLHYDNLKVVAAQKPELGDMPSYKTILRCMRDNGWRRSHEPAQPTRGQIRAAARLENREVRGYEVDYLHGLWHLDFHHAKLRILDASGAWYQPMALAILDDHSRICCHLQFYLAETAECLVHGLIQAFMKRGLPRALMSDNGAAMLAEETTQGLARLGIEHKTTLPYSPYQNGKQEVFWAQLEGRFLELLRKQEDLKLSFLNQAAQAWVEQDYHRRFNREMNATPLERLINDKSVARNIPAETRDLHFAFTRRITRKIRHSDNTVAIDGIRYELPARFGHMQSAVLRAPGWDKSRMTLVDPRTETPLAQLRPQDKSRNASGERRVISSQEPAATSVEPTGQPALLKKWMAEYAATGLPPAYLPKEENTIE; encoded by the coding sequence ATGAATGATACTCAAATGCCTGTTTGGCGACGCTGGGGGCAATTTAGATTCTCAGTGATTGGTGAACTGTTGTCCAGTCCACCTCCCCAGGGACAGTTACAGCCTGCACTTCAGAGGCTTTCACAAAAAATTTATCAGCACCCTATTGATTCGAATCAAAAGTTGACTTTGGGCGCATCAACAATTGAACGATGGTTCTATAAAGCCAGAAACGCAGATGATCCTGTGGCTGTGCTGGGCCGCAGGCCCCGGTCCGATGCCGGAATCCGCTGGTCCATGCCGGATGGGCTGTTCAAAGAACTGAAAGCTCAATATGCAAAGTATCCCCGCTGGAGTGTACAATTGCACTATGACAACCTGAAAGTTGTAGCGGCACAGAAACCGGAACTTGGGGATATGCCCAGTTACAAGACGATATTACGCTGTATGCGGGATAACGGCTGGCGGCGGTCCCATGAACCGGCTCAACCGACCCGGGGACAGATACGGGCAGCTGCCCGACTGGAAAATCGGGAGGTAAGGGGGTATGAAGTAGATTATCTTCATGGGCTCTGGCATCTGGATTTCCACCATGCAAAGCTTCGCATCCTGGACGCATCAGGGGCCTGGTATCAACCCATGGCCCTTGCCATTCTTGATGACCATTCCCGGATCTGCTGCCACCTGCAGTTTTATCTGGCTGAAACCGCTGAATGTCTTGTCCACGGTTTAATTCAGGCGTTTATGAAACGAGGGTTACCCAGGGCATTGATGAGCGATAACGGCGCAGCTATGCTCGCCGAAGAGACCACGCAGGGCCTGGCACGTCTGGGTATAGAACACAAAACAACTTTGCCGTACTCACCCTATCAGAACGGGAAGCAGGAAGTGTTCTGGGCTCAGCTTGAAGGGCGGTTCCTGGAACTTTTACGTAAACAGGAAGATTTAAAGCTCTCTTTTCTCAACCAGGCAGCGCAGGCCTGGGTCGAGCAGGATTACCATCGCCGATTTAACCGGGAAATGAATGCAACCCCTTTAGAACGCCTTATCAACGATAAAAGTGTTGCCCGCAATATACCTGCTGAAACCCGGGATCTTCATTTTGCCTTTACCCGCAGAATAACACGGAAAATAAGACACAGTGATAACACAGTGGCCATAGACGGTATTCGTTATGAATTGCCAGCCCGGTTCGGACATATGCAATCGGCTGTTTTGAGGGCACCAGGCTGGGATAAAAGCCGGATGACCCTGGTCGATCCCCGCACCGAGACCCCGCTTGCACAGCTGCGGCCACAGGACAAATCTCGCAATGCTTCCGGAGAACGCCGGGTTATTTCATCACAGGAACCGGCAGCAACATCCGTTGAGCCAACTGGACAACCAGCTCTGCTGAAAAAATGGATGGCTGAGTACGCAGCCACAGGTCTTCCACCGGCCTACCTGCCTAAAGAGGAGAATACCATTGAATAA
- a CDS encoding Gfo/Idh/MocA family oxidoreductase, translating to MKKFAIIGAAGYVAPRHMKAIKETGNVLVAALDPNDSVGIIDSYFSKADFFTEFERFDRHIDKMRRRGNQVDYVSICSPNYLHDAHIRFALRSGADAICEKPLVLNPWNIDGLEEMQKDTENRVYNILQLRHHPAIIELRKRVKSSLYNKKYEIDLTYITSRGNWYFRSWKGNEDKAGGIATNIGIHFYDMLIWIFGDVQNNYVHLLEKDKSAGYLELENARVRWFLSVDENSLPENIKAIGQRTYRSITVDGDEIEFSGGFTDLHTLSYEGILSGKGFGVVEARPSIETVYEIRNAVIEKGKGELHPFIQN from the coding sequence ATGAAAAAATTTGCAATAATTGGTGCAGCGGGGTATGTGGCTCCTCGTCATATGAAAGCAATCAAAGAAACTGGTAATGTTTTGGTTGCAGCTCTTGATCCCAATGATAGTGTTGGAATTATTGATAGCTATTTTTCGAAAGCTGATTTTTTTACCGAATTTGAACGGTTTGACAGGCATATTGATAAAATGCGTCGCAGAGGAAACCAAGTTGATTATGTTAGTATTTGTTCTCCCAATTATTTACATGACGCCCATATTAGATTTGCACTTAGAAGTGGAGCCGATGCAATATGTGAAAAACCTTTGGTGCTGAACCCGTGGAATATTGATGGCTTAGAAGAGATGCAAAAGGATACCGAAAATCGGGTATACAACATATTACAGCTCAGGCACCACCCCGCAATAATCGAATTAAGAAAACGAGTTAAATCAAGCCTCTATAATAAAAAATATGAAATTGATTTAACTTATATTACTTCTAGAGGAAATTGGTATTTTAGATCCTGGAAAGGAAACGAAGACAAAGCTGGCGGGATCGCTACAAATATTGGAATACATTTTTACGATATGCTTATTTGGATATTTGGGGATGTCCAGAATAATTACGTACATCTTTTAGAAAAAGATAAATCAGCAGGCTATCTTGAACTTGAAAATGCTCGAGTTCGTTGGTTTCTTAGTGTTGATGAAAATTCGCTGCCCGAAAATATAAAAGCCATTGGTCAGCGCACGTATAGGTCTATAACTGTAGATGGCGATGAAATTGAATTCAGTGGAGGGTTTACGGATTTGCATACGCTCAGTTATGAAGGTATATTATCTGGAAAGGGCTTTGGGGTGGTCGAGGCACGCCCAAGTATTGAAACTGTTTATGAAATTCGTAACGCAGTTATTGAAAAAGGCAAGGGTGAATTGCACCCGTTTATTCAAAATTGA
- a CDS encoding PEP-CTERM sorting domain-containing protein — protein sequence MKKKLKLLLLFLIIGLLSGTANATILTFDGLSAYNYDPIDGNYGDSVSTPNDAYGSYEMGNGFTPNINVSYNTVGSNAYLEAWNTGYGDLVKVAYADNNDSIAEITFTADLGYQVSINSFDMAGFGQGDNTLDLLEIVDDAGNIVWTASALQIQVEDDAHSSFYPVVMGTELTIRWGDNWNIGIDNINFDQIGEASVVGASVPVPSALLLLASGLLGLAGVRRKKTA from the coding sequence ATGAAGAAAAAGTTAAAATTATTATTACTATTTCTAATTATTGGCTTATTGTCAGGGACGGCTAATGCAACAATACTAACTTTTGATGGTTTATCTGCTTATAATTATGACCCCATTGATGGAAACTATGGAGACAGCGTCTCAACTCCAAACGATGCGTATGGTTCCTATGAAATGGGCAATGGATTCACTCCCAATATTAACGTTTCGTATAATACTGTAGGTAGCAATGCTTATCTTGAAGCATGGAATACTGGCTATGGCGATTTAGTCAAAGTGGCATATGCCGACAATAACGACAGTATAGCAGAAATCACATTCACTGCTGATTTGGGTTACCAAGTTAGTATAAATAGTTTTGATATGGCTGGATTTGGCCAAGGAGATAACACTTTAGACTTACTTGAAATAGTGGACGATGCAGGAAACATAGTTTGGACTGCATCTGCTCTGCAGATTCAAGTGGAGGATGATGCACATTCAAGCTTTTATCCGGTCGTTATGGGGACTGAGCTAACTATTCGATGGGGGGACAATTGGAATATAGGTATAGATAATATCAATTTCGATCAAATTGGTGAAGCCTCAGTAGTTGGAGCCTCAGTACCCGTACCATCCGCATTACTCCTTTTGGCATCTGGTCTTCTTGGTCTTGCGGGTGTCCGTAGAAAGAAAACAGCATAG
- a CDS encoding AAA family ATPase — MGKSKTLHKIAGSLEKIPDLIVGVMQRPQSRLGDFYRELGELFNAPLSVSNRYGGFKALRERWLHHCQTTLFKPALLIDEAQHVSDECLTELRILQSHQFDSKSLLFTVLCGDNRLPERFRSAELLHLGSRIGPRLVIEPLSPDQLQDYLHFALDQAGNSGLMTEELIKALAGHAANNLRVLNQMAAELLDAAAVKELPRIDEALFFQLFSPGRSRPKRN, encoded by the coding sequence GTGGGCAAAAGCAAAACCCTGCATAAAATAGCAGGGAGTCTGGAAAAAATCCCTGATCTTATCGTCGGTGTCATGCAGCGCCCCCAAAGCAGACTGGGGGATTTTTACCGGGAGTTGGGAGAATTATTTAATGCACCTCTTTCTGTGTCCAATCGGTACGGAGGCTTCAAAGCCCTTCGCGAACGATGGTTACACCATTGCCAGACTACCTTGTTTAAGCCGGCGCTGCTAATTGATGAGGCTCAACATGTCTCTGATGAATGCCTGACGGAACTGCGGATACTCCAAAGCCATCAATTCGACTCAAAAAGTTTATTATTTACGGTGTTATGCGGCGACAACCGGCTTCCGGAAAGGTTCCGGTCGGCAGAACTTTTGCACCTTGGAAGCCGCATCGGTCCAAGGCTGGTTATTGAACCGCTTTCTCCTGATCAGTTACAGGACTATCTGCATTTTGCCTTGGACCAGGCCGGAAATAGCGGGCTTATGACGGAAGAACTAATTAAAGCCCTGGCCGGTCATGCTGCCAATAATCTGAGAGTGCTGAACCAAATGGCGGCGGAACTTCTTGATGCCGCTGCTGTAAAAGAGTTGCCAAGGATAGACGAGGCTTTGTTTTTTCAGTTGTTTTCTCCGGGGCGATCCAGGCCCAAACGAAATTAA
- a CDS encoding transposase: protein MDKQLNEHLVEPNSGLGKAIAYMIKHWPELSRFLKVPGAPLDNNICERSLKRSILHRKNSLFYKTEHGAFVGDMFMSLIQTCNLMKVNPFDYLITLLNNATELRTDPSRWMPWNYKTASAYYNRSIPAPSPLFCDEFS from the coding sequence TTGGATAAACAACTTAATGAACATCTGGTGGAACCGAATTCCGGCCTGGGCAAGGCCATCGCCTATATGATTAAACATTGGCCGGAGTTAAGCCGGTTTTTAAAAGTGCCTGGTGCTCCCCTGGATAACAACATTTGCGAACGCAGCCTGAAACGAAGTATCCTGCATCGGAAAAACTCACTATTTTATAAAACAGAACATGGCGCCTTTGTTGGTGATATGTTCATGAGCCTGATCCAGACCTGTAATCTGATGAAGGTCAATCCATTTGATTATCTGATTACATTGCTGAATAACGCAACGGAACTTAGAACTGATCCTTCCCGGTGGATGCCTTGGAATTACAAAACCGCGTCAGCGTATTATAATCGCAGCATACCCGCCCCCTCCCCCCTCTTTTGTGACGAATTTAGCTGA
- the istB gene encoding IS21-like element helper ATPase IstB, with protein MTEINELLSYLKLPFIRENYEAMAKTATLKQWDHIQYLSKLVKQESDLRRDRCIQRRIKQARFPVVKTMDDFNWSWPKKINQAQIKNLFRLKCIEEKSNVIFIGSVGVGKTHIATALGYQACLKNNSVLFTSAIDAVNNLIAAQHTGQLKQELKKYLKPSLLIMDELGYLPIDKNGADLLFQIISERYERGSIVITTNRVFKEWPEIFNNDSTLTSALLDRLLHHTEAVLIEGDSYRMKKRIE; from the coding sequence ATGACTGAGATCAATGAACTTCTGTCCTATTTGAAATTACCTTTTATCCGTGAAAACTATGAAGCCATGGCAAAGACAGCGACCCTGAAACAATGGGATCATATCCAATATTTATCAAAACTGGTAAAACAAGAATCCGACCTGCGCAGGGATCGGTGTATCCAACGCAGAATAAAGCAGGCTCGGTTCCCGGTGGTTAAAACCATGGATGATTTTAACTGGTCCTGGCCTAAAAAGATCAATCAAGCGCAGATAAAAAACCTGTTTCGCCTTAAATGTATTGAAGAAAAGAGCAATGTCATTTTTATTGGTTCAGTCGGGGTGGGTAAAACCCATATTGCCACAGCGCTGGGATATCAAGCCTGTTTGAAAAACAACAGCGTATTGTTTACTTCAGCTATAGATGCGGTGAATAACCTGATTGCAGCCCAGCACACCGGGCAGTTGAAACAGGAACTAAAAAAGTACCTCAAGCCGTCTTTACTGATCATGGATGAACTCGGGTATCTTCCCATTGATAAAAATGGTGCTGATCTACTGTTCCAAATCATCAGTGAACGATACGAGCGTGGTTCGATCGTCATCACGACCAACCGGGTGTTTAAAGAGTGGCCTGAAATCTTCAATAATGACAGCACCCTGACATCAGCACTGTTGGATCGCCTGCTGCACCACACGGAAGCCGTATTGATTGAGGGTGACAGCTATCGAATGAAAAAAAGAATAGAATAA
- the istA gene encoding IS21 family transposase — protein sequence MIDYETYVRIRNYFTRDGLNYTQIADELDLDHRTVAKWSNEERYLPRKSAKKESKLDPFKNEIVRMLETHAYTARQIYQRIQENGFNGGITIVTDYVRKIRPPKVTAYLKLVFAPGECAQVDWGSFGNVRVGSTSRRLSFFVMVLCHSRMMYVEFTVSQTMEHFLGCHQNAFNFFGCVPQKVMVDNLKSAVLKRTIGKDPVFNPRYMDFSKYYGFKIVPCNVGKGNEKGIVENAVGYVKKNLLNGLEISDFKIMAPLVQHWLDTVANIRNHGETGIRPVDMFEQERPMLQPLPIEPYDIGIVKQVRASRQFRVTIDANRYSVPAQLAGVALTAKRYPDRLCFYHENKLVARHVRSYDRRQDYEHPDHPKALLAHRKKAKDQKIFMRFVSLSDKAQEYYRQMEQRRMNPFHHIRQIVALSEIYPETQVATSH from the coding sequence ATGATCGATTATGAAACCTATGTACGGATCAGGAATTATTTTACCCGGGACGGTTTAAATTACACACAGATCGCTGATGAATTGGATCTGGATCACAGAACCGTTGCCAAATGGTCCAATGAAGAACGATACCTGCCCAGAAAGTCTGCAAAAAAGGAGAGCAAGCTGGACCCGTTCAAAAATGAAATTGTCCGGATGCTTGAAACCCATGCGTATACGGCAAGGCAGATATACCAGCGTATACAGGAAAACGGATTTAACGGTGGCATCACCATCGTGACCGATTATGTTCGTAAAATTCGTCCGCCTAAGGTAACTGCGTATTTAAAACTGGTGTTCGCCCCCGGCGAATGTGCCCAGGTGGACTGGGGAAGCTTTGGTAATGTACGGGTCGGTTCCACCAGCCGAAGGTTAAGCTTTTTTGTCATGGTTTTGTGCCATAGCCGCATGATGTATGTTGAATTTACGGTTTCTCAGACCATGGAGCATTTTTTAGGATGCCATCAAAACGCTTTTAATTTCTTTGGCTGCGTGCCGCAAAAAGTCATGGTGGATAATCTTAAATCAGCGGTACTCAAAAGGACCATTGGTAAAGATCCGGTATTTAATCCACGATATATGGATTTTTCCAAGTATTACGGGTTCAAGATCGTTCCGTGCAATGTGGGCAAAGGCAATGAAAAAGGAATCGTTGAAAATGCAGTGGGGTATGTGAAGAAGAACCTGCTCAATGGTTTGGAAATCTCTGATTTTAAAATCATGGCGCCGCTGGTTCAACATTGGCTTGATACTGTGGCTAATATCAGGAATCACGGAGAAACCGGCATAAGGCCCGTGGATATGTTTGAGCAGGAACGGCCAATGCTTCAGCCTTTGCCCATTGAGCCTTATGACATCGGCATCGTTAAGCAGGTCCGGGCATCCAGGCAGTTCAGGGTAACCATTGATGCCAACCGGTACAGTGTGCCGGCGCAATTAGCCGGTGTTGCCCTGACGGCAAAACGGTATCCGGACCGGTTATGTTTTTATCACGAAAACAAACTGGTGGCCCGGCATGTCAGAAGCTATGACCGGCGGCAGGATTATGAACACCCGGACCACCCCAAAGCACTACTGGCACACCGCAAAAAAGCTAAGGATCAGAAGATTTTTATGCGATTTGTAAGCCTGTCTGATAAAGCTCAGGAATATTACCGGCAAATGGAACAGCGTCGGATGAATCCATTCCACCATATCAGGCAAATCGTGGCGTTATCTGAAATCTATCCTGAAACGCAGGTAGCGACGAGCCATTGA
- a CDS encoding RHS repeat-associated core domain-containing protein yields MRRRCIAILPGQYFDAETRLHYNWHRYYDPETGRYLTSGPIGLAGGINPFVYAEANPINYTDPWGLHTIAEKQLYNPLNADGGYGGAVVGTAITATALLKVINKWLNESTENDSNEECSNQEDDSENIIYVDPDGNAIPTPPTPPPGLVENPNRKGDWGIVDENRKYVKSKWRLDHGRPEIKANHGSTDHIHLDGKRKYYPIPNTNRRR; encoded by the coding sequence ATGAGGAGGAGGTGCATCGCAATTCTTCCGGGACAGTACTTCGATGCTGAGACCAGGCTGCACTACAACTGGCACCGGTACTATGATCCGGAAACCGGAAGATACCTGACTTCAGGCCCTATTGGATTGGCTGGGGGGATCAATCCGTTTGTTTATGCCGAGGCAAACCCCATTAACTATACTGATCCTTGGGGGCTTCACACGATAGCCGAAAAGCAGCTCTATAACCCATTAAATGCTGATGGTGGATATGGTGGTGCTGTCGTGGGTACAGCGATAACAGCGACTGCATTATTAAAAGTCATCAATAAATGGTTGAATGAGAGTACAGAAAACGATTCAAATGAAGAATGTTCGAACCAGGAGGATGATAGCGAAAATATAATCTATGTCGACCCTGATGGGAATGCCATCCCGACGCCCCCGACACCGCCTCCAGGATTAGTGGAAAATCCGAACAGAAAAGGTGATTGGGGGATTGTTGATGAAAATAGAAAGTATGTCAAATCGAAATGGAGATTGGACCATGGTCGGCCCGAAATTAAAGCGAACCATGGATCAACGGATCATATTCATTTAGATGGGAAAAGAAAATACTATCCTATTCCAAATACAAATCGTAGGAGATAA